In one window of Agromyces badenianii DNA:
- a CDS encoding YrhK family protein codes for MSGTDRMRADAATPSPSTGGAGGRRRRLRRESWGFAIGSLCFLVGAIPFYAEWAGPVGVGVTFFAGSILFTLAAFIQLSLSGRRPPRIGTNRADRADWWAAAIQFGGTLFFNLSTAAALAAAIADPTRLGAGWRPDAWGSAAFLVSSGLAVVATKRRGELWDADARSWHGTWLNLVGSIAFGASAFGAYVVPETGSLVSEFWANLGTLIGAACFLVAALLSRRTIDAGPGPGPEAEPEPDADPEPEPGAGPEPDAEPGPGVEPGAGPESDAEPEPESGTGPTSRRRPPCP; via the coding sequence TTGAGCGGAACGGACCGAATGCGAGCGGATGCCGCGACGCCGAGTCCGTCGACCGGTGGCGCCGGTGGGCGACGGCGCCGCCTCCGCCGTGAGTCGTGGGGGTTCGCGATCGGATCGCTCTGCTTCCTCGTCGGCGCGATCCCGTTCTACGCCGAGTGGGCGGGCCCGGTCGGGGTGGGCGTCACCTTCTTCGCGGGCTCGATCCTCTTCACGCTCGCCGCGTTCATCCAGCTGAGCCTCAGTGGCCGTCGCCCGCCGCGGATCGGCACGAACCGGGCAGACCGTGCCGACTGGTGGGCGGCCGCGATCCAGTTCGGCGGCACGCTGTTCTTCAACCTCAGCACCGCTGCCGCGCTCGCCGCCGCGATCGCCGACCCCACCCGCCTCGGGGCGGGCTGGCGACCAGACGCGTGGGGTTCGGCGGCGTTCCTCGTCTCGAGTGGGCTCGCGGTGGTCGCGACGAAGCGCCGGGGCGAGCTCTGGGACGCGGACGCCCGCTCGTGGCACGGCACCTGGTTGAACCTCGTCGGGTCGATCGCGTTCGGCGCCTCGGCGTTCGGCGCCTACGTCGTGCCCGAGACCGGCTCGCTCGTGAGCGAGTTCTGGGCGAACCTCGGCACCCTGATCGGGGCGGCGTGCTTTCTCGTGGCCGCGCTGCTCTCGCGGCGAACGATCGACGCCGGGCCCGGGCCCGGCCCTGAGGCCGAACCCGAACCCGACGCCGACCCCGAGCCCGAACCCGGCGCCGGACCCGAACCCGACGCCGAGCCCGGACCCGGCGTCGAGCCCGGCGCCGGACCCGAATCCGACGCCGAGCCCGAACCTGAGTCGGGCACCGGCCCTACTTCTCGGCGCCGGCCACCATGCCCTTGA
- a CDS encoding Gfo/Idh/MocA family protein, with translation MAFSLGIVGAGQFSGQFATLFHHHPGVSEVYVTDTIPERADELVAAAGLAGTMASFDEMLASPVDAIAIFTQRWTHGPLVVRALRAGKHVYSAVPMAITVDEIAAIIEAVRETGLTYMMGETSFYNPATVFAREKLAAGAFGRLFYAEGDYVHDMDLGFYDAYRYSGGENWKATASYPPMLYPTHSIGGVLGAWPTFATAVSAVGVVDDRGDGVFDREVSQFDNDFSNVTALFELAAGGSMRINEFRRVGFPSHRRESRFRWFGTDGTFEQVTTASYWQTREGVEDVSELIDTHPSLDADDPSLAHVAPALRDAFVSGYAPIHDRSRIPEELRGLHNGHEGSHHFLVDDFVHAVEHGTLPPVNAWTAARFTLPGVIAHESARRGGERLVIPDMGEPEASARLTPTAALSR, from the coding sequence ATGGCGTTCTCGTTGGGCATCGTCGGCGCTGGCCAATTCTCGGGCCAGTTCGCGACTCTCTTCCACCACCACCCGGGCGTCTCCGAGGTGTACGTGACCGACACGATCCCCGAGCGGGCCGACGAGCTCGTCGCGGCAGCAGGGCTCGCGGGCACGATGGCGAGCTTCGACGAGATGCTCGCCTCCCCGGTCGACGCCATCGCGATCTTCACCCAGCGGTGGACCCACGGCCCGCTCGTCGTGCGCGCGCTCCGGGCCGGCAAGCACGTGTACTCCGCCGTGCCGATGGCGATCACCGTCGACGAGATCGCTGCGATCATCGAGGCCGTGCGCGAGACCGGGCTCACCTACATGATGGGCGAGACGAGCTTCTACAACCCCGCGACGGTCTTCGCCCGTGAGAAGCTCGCAGCCGGTGCATTCGGCCGCCTCTTCTACGCCGAGGGCGACTACGTGCACGACATGGACCTCGGCTTCTACGACGCCTACCGCTACAGCGGCGGCGAGAACTGGAAGGCCACGGCGAGCTACCCGCCCATGCTCTATCCCACGCACTCCATCGGCGGTGTGCTCGGGGCCTGGCCGACCTTCGCGACGGCCGTCTCGGCGGTCGGTGTCGTCGACGACCGCGGCGACGGCGTGTTCGACCGCGAGGTCAGCCAGTTCGACAACGACTTCTCCAACGTCACCGCGCTCTTCGAGCTCGCCGCGGGCGGCTCCATGCGCATCAACGAGTTCCGCCGCGTCGGGTTCCCCTCGCACCGCCGGGAGTCGCGATTCCGGTGGTTCGGCACCGACGGCACCTTCGAGCAGGTCACTACCGCCTCGTACTGGCAGACGAGAGAGGGGGTCGAGGATGTCTCCGAGCTCATCGACACCCACCCGTCGCTCGATGCCGACGACCCGTCGCTCGCGCACGTCGCGCCGGCGCTGCGCGACGCGTTCGTGTCGGGCTACGCCCCGATCCACGACCGGTCGCGCATCCCCGAAGAACTGCGGGGGCTCCACAACGGGCACGAGGGCAGCCACCACTTCCTCGTCGACGACTTCGTGCATGCCGTCGAACACGGCACGCTGCCGCCGGTGAACGCCTGGACGGCGGCACGGTTCACGCTTCCGGGCGTGATCGCACACGAATCGGCCCGCCGCGGCGGCGAACGCCTCGTCATTCCCGACATGGGCGAGCCCGAGGCATCCGCTCGCCTGACGCCGACGGCGGCACTCAGTCGCTAG
- a CDS encoding carbohydrate ABC transporter permease: MTATSSLTLPQRRRGSRSSASPRFARRSLNLFYVPALAVLALFTIWPLLNGIVLSFTNWNGYSPGRSFIGLENYGRLFADPIFHTALFNTFIYGFGSTLIQQVVGLALALALDRAMRGRNVARAIIYLPVLVSPVVMGTMYYLFFSYNSGGLNDLVVALGGERTAWLSDSNTAIALIVLVNSLQFVGISMVIYLAGLQSIPVMYYEAARLDGAGALQQFMNVTVPLLQPAFATSIVLNLIGGLKLFDVIQVLTGGGPGYSTNSVSTLISTAYFDNQTAGYASAMGVALFILIAVFTLFANTMLNRKRLELQ; the protein is encoded by the coding sequence TTGACAGCGACGTCATCCCTCACCCTCCCGCAGCGTCGACGCGGTTCCCGCTCATCCGCGAGCCCTCGATTCGCGCGCCGCAGCCTCAACCTCTTCTACGTGCCGGCCCTCGCCGTGCTCGCGCTGTTCACGATCTGGCCGCTCCTCAACGGCATCGTGCTCTCGTTCACGAACTGGAACGGCTACAGCCCGGGCCGCAGCTTCATCGGCCTCGAGAACTACGGCCGACTGTTCGCCGACCCGATCTTCCACACGGCCCTCTTCAACACCTTCATCTACGGGTTCGGTTCCACGCTCATCCAGCAGGTCGTCGGCCTGGCCCTCGCGCTCGCGCTCGACCGTGCGATGCGCGGCCGCAACGTCGCCCGCGCGATCATCTACCTTCCCGTGCTCGTCTCCCCCGTCGTCATGGGCACGATGTACTACCTCTTCTTCTCCTACAACTCGGGCGGGTTGAACGATCTCGTCGTCGCCCTCGGCGGCGAGCGCACGGCCTGGCTCAGCGACTCGAACACGGCCATCGCGCTCATCGTGCTCGTCAACTCCCTGCAGTTCGTCGGCATCTCGATGGTCATCTACCTCGCCGGACTCCAATCGATCCCGGTCATGTACTACGAGGCCGCCCGACTCGACGGCGCCGGCGCGTTGCAGCAGTTCATGAACGTCACCGTGCCGCTGCTGCAGCCCGCCTTCGCCACGAGCATCGTGTTGAACCTCATCGGCGGGCTCAAGCTCTTCGACGTCATCCAGGTGCTCACCGGCGGCGGGCCCGGCTACTCCACCAACTCGGTCTCGACCCTCATCAGCACGGCGTACTTCGACAACCAGACCGCCGGATACGCCTCCGCGATGGGCGTCGCCCTCTTCATCCTCATCGCCGTGTTCACCCTCTTCGCGAACACGATGCTGAACCGCAAGCGTCTGGAGCTGCAGTGA
- a CDS encoding glutamate decarboxylase gives MTHDPSVLAPTFTRTAVRGVAPRNTMPDGEMDPSSAYQIVHDETMLDGNARLNLATFVATWMGDEADRLYAESFDKNMVDKDEYPRTAAIEENCWRILASLWNVPDVTDSIGTSTIGSSEACMLGGLAFKRRWQIARRAAGKSTEKPNLVMSSAVQVCWEKFCNYFEVEMRLVPITEEHPTLDGAQIEQYVDENTIGVVAIMGVTYTGMYEPVKEIAEALDALQEKTGLDVPIHVDGASGAMIAPFLQPAIEWDFRLERVHSISTSGHKYGLVYPGVGWVVWRTLDALPEELIFRVSYLGGDMPTLALNFSRPGAQVLLQYYQFLRLGHEGYTAIQQECQDVAKYLAKGISDIGAFELWNDGSDIPVFAWRLKAGYTDKWNLYHLSDRLRMKGWLVPAYPMPDNLNDLTVQRIVVRNGLSRDLGDELLEDIRVETAWLDALTSPMPVEGQKPGFHH, from the coding sequence ATGACTCACGACCCGAGTGTGCTCGCACCGACATTCACGAGGACGGCGGTGCGCGGAGTCGCGCCGCGGAACACGATGCCCGACGGCGAGATGGACCCGTCGTCGGCGTACCAGATCGTGCACGACGAGACGATGCTCGACGGCAACGCGCGCTTGAACCTCGCGACCTTCGTCGCGACCTGGATGGGCGACGAAGCCGACCGGCTGTACGCGGAGTCGTTCGACAAGAACATGGTCGACAAAGACGAGTACCCGCGCACCGCCGCCATCGAGGAGAACTGCTGGCGCATCCTCGCGTCGCTCTGGAACGTGCCCGACGTCACCGACTCGATCGGCACCTCGACGATCGGCTCCTCTGAGGCGTGCATGCTCGGCGGCCTCGCGTTCAAGCGGCGTTGGCAGATCGCGCGCCGTGCGGCCGGCAAGTCGACCGAGAAGCCGAACCTGGTGATGAGCTCGGCCGTGCAGGTGTGCTGGGAGAAGTTCTGCAACTACTTCGAGGTGGAGATGCGCCTCGTGCCCATCACCGAAGAGCACCCCACCCTCGATGGGGCGCAGATCGAGCAGTACGTCGACGAGAACACCATCGGCGTCGTCGCCATCATGGGTGTGACGTACACCGGCATGTACGAGCCGGTGAAGGAGATCGCCGAGGCCCTCGACGCCCTGCAGGAGAAGACGGGCCTCGATGTGCCCATTCATGTCGACGGGGCATCCGGCGCCATGATCGCCCCGTTCCTGCAGCCCGCGATCGAGTGGGACTTCCGCCTCGAGCGGGTGCACTCGATCAGCACCTCGGGGCACAAGTACGGTCTCGTCTACCCGGGCGTCGGCTGGGTCGTGTGGCGCACGCTCGACGCGCTGCCCGAGGAGCTGATCTTCCGGGTGAGCTACCTCGGCGGCGACATGCCGACCCTCGCGTTGAACTTCTCGCGGCCGGGCGCCCAGGTGCTGCTGCAGTACTACCAGTTCCTCCGCCTCGGGCATGAGGGGTACACGGCCATCCAGCAGGAGTGCCAGGACGTCGCGAAGTACCTCGCGAAGGGGATCTCGGACATCGGCGCCTTCGAGCTCTGGAACGACGGGTCGGACATCCCGGTGTTCGCCTGGCGGCTGAAGGCCGGCTACACCGACAAGTGGAATCTCTACCACCTCTCGGACCGGCTGCGGATGAAGGGGTGGCTCGTGCCGGCGTACCCGATGCCCGACAACCTGAACGACCTCACGGTGCAGCGCATCGTCGTGCGCAACGGCCTCAGCCGCGACCTCGGCGACGAGCTGCTCGAAGACATCCGGGTCGAGACCGCGTGGCTCGACGCGCTCACCTCGCCCATGCCCGTTGAGGGGCAGAAGCCCGGGTTCCACCACTGA
- a CDS encoding LacI family DNA-binding transcriptional regulator, which yields MSELPKNRKVTRADVARYSGVSTAVVSYVLNNGPKPVAPLTRERVLEAVRVLGYRPNAAARALSTGSADMIGMIVVDSRNPFFAQLCHALDRATVRRDRSLLIANSDREHVAAADQIHDLAARQIGGLIIADVLTAVEQAIIESLDIPVVLINQYTGASKTPAIGVDFRAGAKSAVEHLIEHGYRDIAFVGSALAIDRRERGWSDALSEAGLPLGPRLHAPFSYAGGYEAGLALAESERRPRAVFAASDQIAVGLLAALHRAGLRVPDDIAVVSFDGTMESAYTWPPLTTVAQPIAAMADEAIRQLVTGVLTPGLTTFPTELVVRESCGCAAGVSGVGAGLVEVDSTSHLDLSL from the coding sequence ATGAGCGAGCTGCCCAAGAACAGGAAGGTCACGCGAGCCGACGTGGCCCGCTACAGCGGCGTGAGCACCGCGGTCGTGAGCTACGTGCTCAACAACGGGCCGAAGCCGGTCGCCCCGCTCACTCGTGAACGGGTGCTCGAGGCGGTGCGCGTGCTCGGCTACCGGCCGAACGCCGCGGCGCGGGCCCTGTCGACGGGGTCGGCCGACATGATCGGCATGATCGTGGTCGACAGCCGCAACCCGTTCTTCGCGCAGCTCTGCCACGCGCTCGACCGTGCGACCGTGCGGCGCGATCGCTCGTTGCTCATCGCCAACTCCGATCGTGAGCACGTCGCTGCGGCCGATCAGATCCACGATCTCGCGGCACGCCAGATCGGCGGGCTCATCATCGCCGACGTGCTCACCGCGGTGGAGCAGGCGATCATCGAATCGCTCGACATCCCGGTGGTGCTCATCAACCAGTACACGGGGGCGAGCAAGACCCCGGCGATCGGCGTGGACTTCCGCGCCGGAGCGAAGTCGGCGGTGGAGCACCTCATCGAGCACGGCTATCGCGACATCGCGTTCGTCGGCAGTGCGCTCGCGATCGATCGACGCGAACGCGGCTGGTCCGACGCGCTCAGCGAGGCCGGGCTGCCGCTCGGACCGCGCCTGCACGCGCCGTTCTCGTACGCCGGCGGGTACGAGGCGGGCCTCGCGCTCGCCGAGTCGGAGCGCCGGCCGCGGGCCGTGTTCGCGGCATCCGATCAGATCGCGGTCGGCCTGCTCGCCGCGCTGCACCGGGCCGGCTTGCGCGTGCCCGACGACATCGCGGTGGTCTCCTTCGACGGCACGATGGAGTCCGCCTACACCTGGCCGCCGCTGACCACGGTCGCCCAGCCGATCGCGGCGATGGCCGACGAGGCGATCCGCCAACTGGTGACCGGCGTGCTCACGCCGGGGCTCACGACCTTCCCGACCGAGCTCGTCGTGCGGGAGTCGTGCGGGTGCGCCGCCGGGGTCTCCGGTGTCGGCGCGGGCCTGGTCGAGGTCGATTCGACGTCACATCTCGACCTCTCGTTGTAA
- a CDS encoding glycine betaine ABC transporter substrate-binding protein: MRTLTGALALGAVAALALSGCAAEAEAETLENGDEKNVTIAVFNGWDEGIAASELWKAVLTEQGYDVTLEYADPAPVYSGLTTDDYDVTLDTWLPITHADYIEQYGDDLVDLGAWNEDAKLTIAVNEDAPVDSLAELAANADLFGDRLIGIEPGSGLNRVTTDEVIPTYGLGDLEYLTSSTPAMLAELTAATENGENVAVTLWRPHWAYDAFPLKDLEDPEGALGDAEGIHSFGGKNFATTHPTLAGWLEGFTMDSELLFSLENVMFNESGSDDYAPVVEQWIADNRDYVDTLTK, translated from the coding sequence ATGCGCACCCTCACTGGAGCACTGGCCCTCGGGGCGGTCGCCGCCCTGGCACTCAGCGGCTGTGCCGCCGAGGCCGAGGCCGAGACCCTCGAGAACGGCGACGAGAAGAACGTCACGATCGCCGTGTTCAACGGCTGGGACGAGGGCATCGCCGCGAGCGAGCTCTGGAAGGCCGTGCTCACCGAGCAGGGCTACGACGTGACCCTCGAGTACGCCGACCCCGCGCCCGTCTACTCGGGCCTGACGACCGACGACTACGACGTCACCCTCGACACCTGGCTGCCGATCACCCACGCCGACTACATCGAGCAGTACGGCGACGACCTCGTCGACCTCGGCGCCTGGAACGAGGACGCGAAGCTCACCATCGCGGTGAACGAGGATGCCCCGGTCGACTCGCTCGCCGAACTGGCGGCGAACGCCGACCTCTTCGGCGACCGGCTCATCGGCATCGAGCCCGGATCGGGCCTCAACCGCGTCACAACCGACGAGGTCATTCCGACGTATGGCCTGGGCGACCTGGAGTACCTGACGAGCTCGACGCCCGCGATGCTCGCCGAGCTGACCGCCGCGACCGAGAACGGCGAGAACGTCGCCGTGACGCTCTGGCGCCCGCACTGGGCCTACGACGCGTTCCCGCTCAAGGACCTCGAAGACCCCGAGGGCGCGCTCGGCGACGCCGAGGGCATCCACTCCTTCGGCGGCAAGAACTTCGCGACGACCCACCCGACCCTCGCCGGCTGGCTCGAGGGCTTCACGATGGACTCCGAGCTGCTCTTCTCGCTCGAGAACGTGATGTTCAACGAGTCGGGCTCCGACGACTACGCGCCGGTCGTCGAGCAGTGGATCGCCGACAACCGCGACTACGTCGACACGCTGACGAAGTAG
- a CDS encoding ABC transporter substrate-binding protein produces the protein MKSTLPGLAAVAVLAVALTGCSAGDDGGTTIEVQTNLGATDPILEVLAEVTEAYTDDHPDIEIDLVPATDTYEADMKVRLASGDVPDIWATHGWSLLRYSEFLEPLNDQPWAKNFNPALAPAMENAEGEFFALPLDTDVAGIVYNRAVLDAAGIDPASLTDWAKFDAALKTLADAGVTPIASSGKDSWFAGNIPDFMGSGGFTDEEFQGFLDGEFQADGYASLLDEVAKWQAAGYFNPDYSSATTDDLGRALAEGKTGFIMVQNYIVGTALGFDPDAELGYFPIPSDAGSPFLVGGEGRAYGVSRTSEHKQEALDYLAFLAEPENLSQLASAIGGIPGLTDATSDLGVLQASYDEFVAPGDVPLLPYFDRVYLPNGIWDTMVSTTDSIITGQADVPTAVDQMTTSFDSLHGQE, from the coding sequence ATGAAGTCCACTCTTCCCGGTCTCGCCGCCGTTGCGGTGCTCGCCGTCGCGCTGACGGGTTGCTCCGCCGGCGACGACGGCGGCACGACGATCGAGGTGCAGACCAACCTCGGCGCGACCGACCCGATCCTCGAAGTGCTCGCCGAAGTCACCGAGGCGTACACCGACGACCACCCCGACATCGAGATCGATCTCGTGCCGGCCACCGACACGTACGAGGCCGACATGAAGGTCCGCCTCGCCTCGGGCGACGTGCCCGACATCTGGGCGACGCACGGCTGGTCGCTGCTGCGCTACAGCGAGTTCCTCGAGCCCCTGAACGACCAGCCCTGGGCGAAGAACTTCAACCCCGCGCTCGCTCCCGCGATGGAGAACGCCGAAGGCGAGTTCTTCGCGCTCCCGCTCGACACCGACGTCGCCGGCATCGTCTACAACCGGGCCGTGCTCGACGCCGCGGGCATCGACCCGGCGAGCCTCACCGACTGGGCGAAGTTCGACGCGGCGTTGAAGACCCTCGCCGACGCCGGCGTCACGCCGATCGCCTCGTCGGGCAAAGACAGCTGGTTCGCCGGCAACATCCCCGACTTCATGGGTTCGGGCGGGTTCACCGACGAGGAGTTCCAGGGCTTCCTCGACGGCGAGTTCCAGGCCGACGGCTACGCGTCGCTCCTCGACGAGGTCGCGAAGTGGCAGGCCGCGGGGTACTTCAACCCCGACTACTCCTCGGCCACGACCGACGACCTCGGGCGGGCCCTCGCCGAGGGCAAGACCGGGTTCATCATGGTGCAGAACTACATCGTCGGCACCGCACTCGGCTTCGACCCCGACGCCGAGCTCGGCTACTTCCCGATCCCGTCCGACGCCGGCTCGCCGTTCCTCGTCGGCGGCGAGGGTCGCGCCTACGGCGTGTCCCGCACCTCCGAGCACAAGCAGGAGGCCCTCGACTACCTCGCGTTCCTCGCCGAGCCCGAGAACCTCTCCCAGCTCGCGAGCGCGATCGGCGGCATCCCCGGCCTCACCGACGCCACGAGCGACCTCGGCGTGCTGCAGGCCAGCTACGACGAGTTCGTTGCGCCAGGTGACGTTCCGTTGCTGCCCTACTTCGACCGGGTTTACCTGCCGAACGGCATCTGGGACACCATGGTCTCGACGACCGACAGCATCATCACCGGCCAAGCGGATGTCCCGACCGCCGTCGACCAGATGACGACGAGCTTCGACAGCCTCCACGGCCAGGAGTGA
- a CDS encoding carbohydrate ABC transporter permease, which translates to MTTTITEPAGATAERGIRFTDDRRPPARPRAGRAGRAVGSIAIGFGLLVAIVLQLLPFYITVTTALKPRSDLSSQWVLPGDEWYWQNFTTAVDRGHILGAIGNSALVTLVSTLLVCALGALAAYPLARRTSVTNRLVMVGIVGLIMVPPLSILVPLYTMMNQLQAVNTYWGTILVMVATQLPLAIFLYASFMRGLPLSIEEAAAVDGASPVQILFRVVFPMLKPVTATVVILTSVAVWNEYALSVYLMRSPDMRTIAPAIGTFFASSGSDLGAAAAASLMSVVPVLAVYLVLQRYFIKGMVAGAEK; encoded by the coding sequence GTGACCACGACGATCACCGAACCCGCCGGAGCGACGGCCGAACGCGGCATCCGCTTCACCGACGACCGACGCCCCCCTGCCCGCCCGCGTGCCGGTCGTGCCGGTCGTGCCGTCGGGAGCATCGCGATCGGCTTCGGGCTGCTCGTCGCGATCGTGCTGCAGCTGCTGCCCTTCTACATCACCGTCACCACGGCGCTGAAGCCGCGCAGCGACCTCTCCTCGCAGTGGGTGCTCCCGGGCGACGAGTGGTATTGGCAGAACTTCACCACGGCCGTCGACCGCGGCCACATCCTCGGCGCGATCGGCAACAGCGCGCTCGTCACCCTCGTGAGCACGCTGCTCGTGTGCGCGCTCGGCGCCCTCGCCGCCTACCCGCTCGCTCGCCGCACGAGCGTGACGAACCGGCTCGTGATGGTCGGCATCGTGGGCCTCATCATGGTTCCGCCGCTGTCGATCCTCGTGCCGCTCTACACGATGATGAACCAACTGCAGGCGGTCAACACCTACTGGGGCACCATCCTCGTCATGGTCGCCACGCAATTGCCACTCGCGATCTTCCTCTACGCCTCCTTCATGCGCGGGCTGCCGCTCTCCATCGAGGAGGCCGCAGCGGTCGACGGCGCGAGCCCCGTGCAAATCCTCTTCCGGGTGGTCTTCCCGATGCTGAAGCCGGTCACCGCGACCGTCGTCATCCTCACGAGCGTCGCGGTGTGGAACGAGTACGCGCTGAGCGTCTACCTCATGCGCAGCCCCGACATGCGCACGATCGCCCCGGCGATCGGCACGTTCTTCGCCAGTTCGGGCAGCGACCTCGGTGCGGCAGCGGCCGCGTCGCTCATGTCGGTCGTGCCGGTGCTCGCGGTCTACCTCGTGCTGCAGCGCTACTTCATCAAGGGCATGGTGGCCGGCGCCGAGAAGTAG
- a CDS encoding ABC transporter permease: MTDIRLPLGDWAAAFIAFITDVFGGFFTVVRNVFAGFYDLVDLVLQSPPFWIVVIVLAAVAWLAKGWKLALGTALGLLVIVGVDQWDNAMSTLALVLVASLIAVAIAVPLGVLAARSDVASKVIRPVLDFMQTMPAMVYLIPALILFRVGVVPGIVATIIFAMAPGVRLTELGIRGVDTEVVEAGQAFGASPWRILRQIQLPLAMPSIMAGVNQVIMLSLSMVVIAGMVGAGGLGGEVVQSLTRIDVGLGFEAGLSVVILAIILDRVTGALGVPRTRSSRRKAAPATDAPEPLGPEAERIPAASATA; encoded by the coding sequence ATGACCGACATCCGACTTCCGCTCGGCGACTGGGCCGCCGCGTTCATCGCCTTCATCACCGACGTGTTCGGCGGCTTCTTCACCGTCGTGCGCAACGTCTTCGCCGGCTTCTACGACCTCGTCGACCTCGTGCTGCAGTCCCCGCCGTTCTGGATCGTCGTGATCGTGCTCGCGGCCGTCGCCTGGCTCGCGAAGGGTTGGAAGCTCGCGCTCGGCACCGCGCTCGGCCTCCTCGTGATCGTGGGCGTCGACCAGTGGGACAACGCCATGTCGACGCTCGCCCTCGTGCTGGTCGCCTCGCTCATCGCGGTCGCGATCGCGGTGCCGCTCGGCGTGCTCGCCGCCCGCTCCGACGTGGCGTCGAAGGTGATCCGGCCGGTCCTCGACTTCATGCAGACGATGCCCGCGATGGTCTACCTGATCCCGGCACTCATCCTCTTTCGGGTCGGCGTCGTGCCGGGCATCGTCGCGACGATCATCTTCGCGATGGCTCCCGGCGTCAGGCTCACCGAGCTCGGCATCCGCGGCGTCGACACGGAGGTCGTCGAGGCCGGCCAGGCCTTCGGCGCCTCGCCGTGGCGCATCCTCCGCCAGATCCAGTTGCCGCTCGCGATGCCGAGCATCATGGCCGGGGTCAACCAGGTCATCATGCTCTCGCTCTCGATGGTCGTCATCGCCGGCATGGTCGGCGCCGGCGGGCTCGGCGGCGAGGTCGTGCAGTCGCTCACCCGCATCGACGTCGGCCTCGGTTTCGAGGCCGGGCTCTCGGTCGTGATCCTCGCGATCATCCTCGACCGGGTCACCGGGGCGCTCGGCGTTCCGCGCACGCGGAGCAGTCGCAGGAAGGCTGCGCCGGCGACGGATGCCCCGGAGCCGCTCGGCCCCGAGGCCGAACGCATCCCCGCGGCATCCGCCACCGCCTGA